One Cucumis sativus cultivar 9930 chromosome 1, Cucumber_9930_V3, whole genome shotgun sequence DNA segment encodes these proteins:
- the LOC101205146 gene encoding E3 ubiquitin-protein ligase BIG BROTHER yields MSWNSTPQTEVHHVNTNYPYNTAGSFLEYFEGLTYEHVNFIFSGASHSQENVYPPLNSNFYKFGFSDFGSPSYYNPPQAYRMHDHEPIIYEHRRLENSATQPNLQSTVNPEFEEITNTIAFDNHVECPRRHHNSHDFQVVWQDNVDPDNMTYEELLELGETVGTQSRGLSQELIALLPISKYKYSFFSRKKSRGERCVICQMEYKRGDRRITLPCKHIYHAGCGTKWLSINKACPICYTEVFGDTSKR; encoded by the exons ATGAGTTGGAACAGCACGCCGCAGACAGAAGTTCATCATGTTAACACCAATTATCCTTATAACACTGCTGGAAGTTTTCTGGAATACTTTGAAGGACTTACCTATGAACAtgtaaatttcattttttcggGTGCTTCACATTCTCAG GAGAATGTTTATCCTCCACTGAATTCAAACTTTTACAAGTTTGGGTTTTCAGATTTTGGGAGTCCTTCCTATTACAACCCACCTCAAGCTTATAGGATGCATGATCACGAGCCCATAATTTATGAACATAGAAGGCTAGAAAATTCTGCAACTCAGCCTAATTTACAGAGTACCGTAAATCCTGAATTCGAAGAAATTACAAATACTATAGCATTTGACAACCATGTAGAAT GTCCAAGGAGACATCATAATTCACATGATTTTCAG GTTGTTTGGCAAGACAATGTAGATCCTGATAATATGACTTATGAG GAATTACTAGAGTTGGGTGAGACAGTTGGAACTCAAAGCCGAGGTCTATCTCAAGAATTGATCGCTTTGCTTCCGATATCGAAGTACAAATATAGTTTCTTCTCAAGGAAAAAGTCACGAGGAGAGAG ATGTGTGATATGCCAGATGGAATATAAACGAGGTGATCGACGGATCACTCTGCCGTGCAAACATATCTACCATGCTGGTTGTGGAACCAAATGGCTTAGCATCAACAAG GCCTGCCCCATATGTTACACAGAGGTATTTGGTGATACTTCAAAACGCTAA